AATTTCTAACATCTGATAAAGGGATTTTTATTTTATCATTATAAAAAGAGATATAAATATCATTATCTATAACATCTCTTAGTGCCAGTGGTTGTAAATCGAATTTTCTTTTAAACTCTATTCCCATAATATTCATATACTTTTCAAGAGCCAAAAGATGATAATAAGTTCTTTCATGAACTGGCAACTCTTTGCTTGCTTCATTCCCAAAAGCAGCTTTACCCTTGTTTATTGCATAATAAGTTAATGTTTTTTCCATCTCCTTATCACCAAGTTTTGTTTTAGTGTTATGAGTATGATAAATATCTTCTTTTCTTATCAAATTAGCATTTACTTTTTCACAAACTTCTTTACTGATTTCAGCAAGATTCCCATATACTGGGACATTTACACTAGCTTGATCAATAATTGAACTTTGTCCCCATCTATAAGGTGAATGATAATTATCTATAAATTTTTTTCTAAAATATCCACTTCCATCATGTAAATTTACTATTAACTTTACGGCAGGCTTTGTAATTAACTCTTTTATTCTTTTTACGTCAACATAATCTGGATCATCTTTTGAAATATATGCGAACTTTCTATTCATATCTCCAAAAGGGCCTCTTGATCTTTCAATAATAGATGTAAAATTTAAATTAGGAACAATCCAAACAGAACCTTTTGTTATATCATAATGTGTTGCTATTAAAGATGCCGCCATAAAACCACCTGGCTCATCACCTTGAATACCACCTACTATTAAAAGGGTATTATCATCTTGTACACCTTTTTTAATAATCTTGAAGTTTAAATCACTACTATGCGCATATAAATTCTGCAAAAATAAAAAAACTAATAAAACTCTAAATAACTTTAACATGCCAAGGTTCATACCTTACTCCATCCTTATTTCCAATTGTGTATCTCATATCAATATATTTTAATGTTTTCATTTCCGAAAACTCATTTGTATGGGCAAATCTCTCCGTGAAATTATCTGCACCTAAACCTTTTTTACCAATATCAAAATCTCCAACAGAATGATATGTAAATGCTGGTGGCGCAATTGATCTTGAAGCCATAGATAAATTAAGATCTACAGAATCTAATTTATCCAAAAATAGTTACATTTGTTTAACAACAGATCTTACTCCTGATGTTAAATAAATAGTTGGACCAATATCTTTTTTCATTTTTAAGTATGCTTCTTTAGGTTTCCCTTTGAAAATATAATGTCCTGTATATGGCACTTTCTCGATTTCTTTTTTATTAATTGATGCTGTTAAATCATTAGTTGTTCTATCACCAAAAAAACCATGATATGTTGGTTCATAATAAAAAATATGCTCAATAAAAGCTAACTCATCTTTTGTAAACATTGTATAATCTTTAGAATATCTTAAGATATTTATAGCTTCATCAAAAGATAAAATATTAAAATTTCCATATCCTATATAATGTTGAATATAATTAATCTTTTTTTGAACATTTCTAAAAGGTATATGATATTTTTCTTCTAAAAAAACATCTTTTGATATATTTGCAATACTATTTTTATTTACAATCATATCTTTTGGAGAAAAGTTTTTTTCTTCAAAAATGTCAGTAGAACTTGCACTACCAATTATTGGATACATTGTTGAACAAATTGCTAAATTTCTTGCCTTATCTAAAAATTCTCTTCTATTCATTCTTTCTTCTTTATAAAACCATTTTTATGTCACTATGATTACCTAAAAGCTCATAAATCATCTTTCTATCATCTTCATTATGAACAAGTAAGTCCAAAGTATAACTTTTAAATTTACCCTTTGAACTAACTTTTGATTCAGTTAATTTATGCTCTCTTTCAACTATAACTTCTTTTACAACTTTTTTTATATTAACAGTTTCAACAACAACAACTTTATAAACCCAATTACATGGATAATCAAGTTCTAACTTATGTTTATTTAAATCAATCATCGCTTAAAATCCCCACTTTTCCCACCAGATTTACTCTCTAATTGAATATTAGAGATAACCATTGATTTATCAATAGCTTTTACCATATCATAAATAGTAAGTAATCCAATACTAGTACCTGTTAAAGCTTCCATTTCAACGCCAGTTTGTCCATTTAATTTAGCAGTAACTATCAATTTAAAACCAGGTAAGCTAGGTAACTCTTCAATATCACAGTTTATTCCACTTAATAATAAAGGATGGCACATAGGTATTAATTCACTTGTCTTTTTAACACCCATAATTGAAGCAATAACAGCCGTTTGAAGTACTGGTCCTTTTTTTGTACTATTACTGATAATTGCATCATAGGCTTCTTGAGACATAGATATCTGCCCAGAAGCTATTGCTACTCTTGTACTATCTTTTTTATCAGATACATCTACCATTTTAGGTCTATTATTTTCGTCTAGATGTGTTAAATTCAATGTTTTTCCTAATATTCTTTAATTAAGTGATTATATCAAAATATGGTTAAATTGAAATTAAGTATTATTTAAATATAATGCAACCCTAAATTTTAAAAGAAAGAGGGTGATTATAGTGCCAGGTATTAAAGTTAAAGATAGCGAATCATTCGACGAAGCTTATAGAAGATTTAAAAAGCAATGTGACAGAAACCTAATCGTTACTGAAACAAGAGCAAGAAGATTTTTTGAACCTATGACTGAAAAAAGAAAGAAACAAAAAATTAACGCTAAGAAAAAAATGCTTAAAAGATTGTATATGCTTAGAAGATACGAATCTAGACTGTAATAGTTCACTATTACCTAAAAGGGTCTCTAGAAATAGAGGCCCTTTTTTTATGCCCAAAATGTCCATATTAAAGTTAAATTATCAAAAAAAATAACTATGCCACCAAATTGACACTAAATATATGTATAAGACATTAAATACTTGGTGAATTCTATATCTTAATAATTATTTATAGAATTAGAGTTCACAAATCATAACTTGTATATTTAATAAAAGGAGTAACTTGATGCAAAATAATGCACGAGTCGAGTACGATTACTCAGTTGCAAAAGCCTTTACATTCACAGCAATTCTATTTGGTATTGTTGGAATGATGGTTGGTGTTACCTTAGCCTTCCAACTAGCTTTCCCTCATTTAAGCAATTTAGCTGGAGAATATGGTACTTTTAGTAGATTAAGACCTATTCATACAAATACTGTTATATTTGGTTTTACATTAAGTGGTATTTTTGCTGGATGGTATTATATGGCACAAAGAATTTTAAAAGTTTCTTTGAAAGAATCACCATTTTTAATATTTATTGGTAAATTACATTTTTTACTATATTTCATTACTATTTTTTTAGGAATATTTACACTATTAGCAGGGTATACAACATCAAAAGAGTATGCTGAATTAGAGTGGCCACTAGATATTCTTATAGTAATTTGGTGGGTTTTATGGGGTATTAGTATTTTTGGATTAATTGGTATCAGACGAGAAAGAACATTGTATGTTTCAATCTGGTATTTCATAGCTACTTTTATAGGTGTTTCAATGCTATATTTATTTAATAATATGGAAGTACCAACAGCACTAGTTTCTGGTTACGGTTCATGGATGCACTCAGTATCAATGTATTCAGGTACAAATGATGCTTTAGTACAATGGTGGTATGGACATAATGCTGTTGCATTTGTATTTACAGTTCCAATTATTGCTTTAATTTACTACTTCTTACCAAAAGAGTCAGGACAAAATGTTTATTCATATAAACTTTCTATCTTAGCTTTCTGGGGATTGATGTTTGTTTATTTATGGGCTGGTGGTCACCACCTTATTTATTCAACTGTTCCAGATTGGCTGCAAACTATGGGTTCTGTTATGTCTATTGTTTTAATTTTACCATCATGGGGATCAGCTATTAATATGCTTTTAACAATGAAGGGTGAATGGCAACAATTACAAACTAATACCTTAATTAAATTTATGGTTTTAGCATCAACTTTTTATATGTTATCAACAATTGAAGGTCCAATCATGGCAATTAAATCAGTAAATGCAATTGCTCACTTTACAGATTGGGTTCCAGGACATGTACATGATGGTACTTTAGGTTGGGTTACATTTATGATTATGGCTGCTTTATATCATATGGCTCCAAGAATGTACGGTAGAGAGATTTATTCTAAATCGTTAATGGATACACAATTTTGGTTACAAAGTACAGGTATCGTATTGTACTTTACATCTATGTGGATAGCAGGTATTACACAAGGTATGATGTGGAGAGCATATGATGAATATGGTTCATTACTTTACTCTTTCATTGATACAGTTACTGTATTAAAACCATACTATACAATTAGAGCTGTTGGTGGATTATTGTACTTAATTGGTTTCTTTATGTTTGCATATAATATGTATAAAACGGCAACAGCAGGAAGAGTTCTTGATAAAGAACCAATCAATGCTACGCCAGTAGCCGCATAAGAAGGAGGAATTATTATGTTTCATTGGTTCGAACAAAGACCGTTTTTCTTTGCGGTATTAGTATTTATATTTGTTGCATTTGCAGGTATAGTAGAAGTTATACCAGATTTTGCAAAACAAAGTAGACCAACAGTAGGTACAAAACCATATACTGTTTTAGAGTTAGCAGGTAGAAATGTTTATATAAAAGATTCATGTAATGCTTGTCACTCACAATTAATTAGACCATTTAAATCAGAGACTGATAGATATGGTATGTATTCATTGTCAGGTGAATATGTTTATGATAGACCATTTTTATGGGGATCAAAAAGAACTGGTCCAGATTTACATAGAGTTGGGAATTATAGAACAACAGATTGGCATGAGAATCATATGATGGATCCAGCATCAGTAGTACCAGGATCAATTATGCCATCTTATGCACATCAGTTTAAAAATATAGCAGATATTGATACTGCATATGGAGAAGCTGTTACAGTAAAAAAAGTGTTTAATACTCCATATGATGTAGATTTAAATGGAGATGGGAAAATTGATGTTCCATTAGGGACTTATGAAGAGGCAAAAGCAGAGACTTTAAAAGAAGCGAAAGCGATTGCTGCTGATATGAAAAATCAAGCTGTAAAAGATGCCGTAGCAAACGGTCAGATTCCTGAGATTGTAGCGCTTATTGCGTATTTGAATTCTTTAAAATAAGAGGTTATTATGAGTTATCAAGAAATAGTTGATTTACAAGGTTATACAAAAATAATATTGATGTTTATTGCTGTTGTAGTATTTTACTTTTGTGCTTACTCTATATATAAAAGAGATAAAAAAGGTGAAAGAAAGTACGAAGAATATTCAAACTTAGTACATGATGATTCAATTGACTCTAAACCTCTTGAGGAAAGAAACAATAACTCTGATAAAAAAGAAAAGAATATTTAAATACATGATATAGTAAGAAAGGGAAAAGTTAATTCTTTTCCCTTTTTTTATATCTTAATTTCCATAGTAGATATAACTTTTAATATAAAGGTTTTATTTTAGAAAAGATACATAATAAATTGAATTGTTTTATAAAAAATAAGTGGTGCTCACAGTGGGAATCGAACCTACAACCTCTCCCTTACCATGGGATTGCTCTACCGTTGGAGCTATGCGAGCTATAATAATGAATAATTAATAGTGAATATTGAATAATATTGACACCTAAAAGTAAAAAATAAATTCTAGTTCATGGAATAATATTATAATATTCAGTAAAAACAGGCTAAAAAAAAGCCTCTATCAAATAACTAGAAAAACTAGTAATTAGATAAAGGCTAAAAAAACTCAAGAGTTGGCGACGACTTACGTTTCCACAAGGGGACCCTGCAGTATTATCAGCGATGAAGTGCTTGACTTCCGGGTTCGGAATGGAGCCGGGTATTTCCACTTCTCTATAATCACCAACAAAGTTGAGTAGTAAAAGCGAAGCTTTTAAATGAAAAATCAAATTTCAATTCGCTCTTAATACTCAACTCTATCTTGAGATAGAATGTTTAATGTTAAAGTCTTTACACACAGAAAAAATAAAAGAAAAATTTTTCATTTTTAACTTTTCATTTTTCACTCATTAAGTATGTACTTAATAAGATAGTAAACCAAGAAATATATAAAATAAGCCAAACGATCTATTAGTACTAGTCAGCTAAATGAATTACTTCACTTACACATCTAGCCTATCAACCAGCTAGTCTTGCTGGGATCTTCAGGGAAAGTTCATCTTAGAGTTGGCTTCGAGCTTAGATGCTTTCAGCTCTTATCACATCCGTACGTAGCTACCCAACGATGCTCTTGGCAGAACAATTGGTACACCAGTGGTACGTTCATCCCGGTCCTCTCGTACTAGGGACAAATCTCTTCAACTTTCCTACGCCCACGGAAGATAGGGACCGAACTGTCTCACGACGTTCTGAACCCAGCTCGCGTACCGCTTTAAATGGCGAACAGCCATACCCTTGGGACCTGCTCCAGCCCCAGGATGCGATGAGCCGACATCGAGGTGCCAAACCTCCCCGTCGATGTGAGCTCTTGGGGGAGATCAGCCTGTTATCCCCGGCGTACCTTTTATCCTTTGAGCGATGGCCCTTCCACACAGAACCACCGGATCACTATGACCGACTTTCGTCTCTGCTCGAGTTGTATCTCTTACAGTCAGGCTGGCTTATGCCATTATACTCATCAAGCGATTTCCATCCGCTTTGAGCCAACCTTTGCAAGCCTCCGTTACTTTTTAGGAGGCGACCGCCCCAGTCAAACTACCCACCAGACATTGTCCTGAACGAGGATAACTCGTCCCAGTTAGTAACTCAAATATTCAAGGGTGGTATCTCAAGGGTGGCTCCCTATGTACTTGCGTCCATAGTTCATAGCCTCCCACCTATCCTGCACATGAATATCCAAGCTACAGTGTCAAGCTGTAGTAAAGGTGCACGGGGTCTTTCCGTCTTTCCGCGGGTAGGAGGAATTTTCACCTCCACTACAATTTCACTGGATCCCTGGTTGAGACAGCTCCCATCTCGTTACGCCATTCATGCAGGTCGGTATTTAACCGACAAGGAATTTCGCTACCTTAGGACCGTTATAGTTACGGCCGCCGTTTACTCGGGCTTCAATCAAATGCTTCGCTTGCGCTGACATCATCAGTTAACCTTCGAGCACCGGGCAGGCGTCACACCTTATACATCCTCTTGCGAGTTAGCAAAGTGCTGTGTTTTTGGTAAACAGTCGGGAGGGACTCTTTGTTGCAACCTCTTTAGCTTTTGAGAGTAAATCTCTATACCAAAGTAGGCACACCTTATACCGAAGATACGGTGCTAGTTTGCAGAGTTCCTTAACCAGGGTTCTTCCACGCGCCTTAGAATACTCATCCCACCCACCTGTGTCGGTTTACGGTACGGGCAACAAATAATATACTTAGTGGCTTTTCTTGGCACGACAGTATCATCGATTCTGAATTGATTCCGAAGAATCGCAACAGCCTGTAAGATCTCGGTCTAGTGATAGCCGGATTTGCCTAACTATCAACCTACATCCTTCGAGCCACTATTCCATCAGTGACCTCGATTAACTCTATGCGTCCCCACATCGCGCTTATTTGTTGGTATTGAAATATTAATCAATTTGCCATCGTCTACCCCTTTCGGACTCGACTTAGGTCCCGACTAACCCTACGATGACGAGCATCGCGTAGGAAACCTTGGGTTTTCGGCGTTGAGGATTCTCACCTCAATTATCGCTACTCATGCCTGCATGCTCACTTCTATCCGCTCCAGCACTCCTCGTCGGTATACCTTCAACGCTGAATAGAACGCTCTCCTACCACTTGTACAAGTACAAGTCTAAAGCTTCGGTGTACATCTTAGCCCCGTTATATTTTCCGCGCAAAATCACTAGACCAGTGAGCTGTTACGCTTTCTTTAAAGGGTGGCTGCTTCTAAGCCAACCTCCTGGTTGTCACAGTAACTTCACATCGTTTTCCACTTAGATGTAACTTTGGGACCTTAGCTGTTAGTCTGGGTTGTTCCCCTCTCGACGATGGATTTTATCACCCACCGCCTGACTCCTATGATTACGCATATAGTATTCGAAGTTTGATAGGGTTTGGTACCGCGGTAAGCAGCCCTAGCCCATTCAGTGCTCTACCCCTATATGTTACGACATAAGGCTATACCTAAATATATTTCGGAGAGAACCAGCTATCACGAAGTTTGATTGGCCTTTCACCCCTATCCACAAGTCATCCCAAGACTTTTCAACGTCAGCGGGTTCGGTCCTCCACTGGCTCTTACACCAGCTTCAACCTGCTCATGGATAGATCACTTCGTTTCGGGTCTGCAGCATCTGACTATGTCGCCCTATTAAGACTCGCTTTCGCTACGGCTCCGTACTTGACTTAACCTTGCCAGACACCACAACTCGCAGGCTCATTATGCAAAAGGCAGTCCGTCACCCTGTTGCAAGCAACATAGGGCTCCGAATGATTGTAAGCTAATGGTTTCAGGTTCTATTTCACTCTCCTCGCTGGAGTACTTTTCACCTTTCCCTCACGGTACTTGTTCACTATCGATCTGTAAGTAGTATTTAGGATTGGAGGGTGGTCCCCCCAGATTCAGACAAAATATCACGTGTTCCGTCCTACTCAGGATACCAATAGAGCTATCAAGAATTTCGTATACAGGAGTTTCACCTTCTATGCTATACCTTTCCAGATATTTCTACTATTCTTTTTAGTCTCACATTATGGTCCTACAACCCCCTATGCAAGCATAGGGTTTGTCCTAATCCGCGTTCGCTCGCCGCTACTTACGGAATCTCATTTGATTTCTCTTCCTCTGGCTACTGAGATGTTTCACTTCACCAGGTTAGCTCCCCGCAGGGTAACATATATCTCTATATGCTGGGTTGTCCCATTCGGAAATCCTCGGATCAAAGCTCTTTGGCAGCTCCCCGAGGCTTATCGCAGCCTAATACGTCCTTCATCGCCTCTTACAGTCTAGGCATCCACCATTAGCCCTTAATAGCTTATAATTTGTATAACTATATCTCTATAGTTACCTTTTTTGATAATTATTCCTTGGCTACTATCTTATTAAATACAATATTTAATAAAACAGTAATTGTGTGTTTAAATTGTTTTCTATTTTGTATTAAAATAAATCTCTTTATTCTAATTCGAAAAAATTTTAAAGACTTTAACATTAAATTTTTAAATAACATTTAGGATAAATCCTAATATTAATACTTCTCTTAAGTACTAATATTAAAATTTGCTAATTTCTACTTTGGTTTAGGTGCTAATGTTGGTGGAGAATAGCGGGATCGAACCGCTGACCTCCTGCGTGCAAGGCAGGCGCTCTCCCAGCTGAGCTAATTCCCCAACAAAGATTATCTTCTCATGGTGGGCCTACCAGGACTTGAACCTGGGACCTCACGATTATCAGTCGAGCGCTCTAGCCAGCTGAGCTATAGGCCCATTCTTCACCTATTATTTTCAATAACCTTTACAAACCGAATATGATATTGGATATTTACCCATTGTTTTTTATTTCTTGAAGTTAGAACCGAATCTAACTTCATTACTCTGAAAGGAGGTGATCCAACCGCAGGTTCTCCTACGGTTACCTTGTTACGACTTCACCCCAGTCGCTAAATCCACTGTGGAAGGTAGCTATTTTAGCATCCCCGCTTCGAATGAATTCAACTCCCATGGTGTGACGGGCGGTGAGTACAAGACCCGGGAACGTATTCACCGTAGCATAGCTGATCTACGATTACTAGCGATTCCAACTTCATGTAGTCGAGTTGCAGACTACAATCCGAACTGGGAGGCATTTTTGAGATTCGCTCCACGTCACCGTATCGCTGCTCTTTGTATACCCCATTGTAGCACGTGTGTAGCCCTGGTCGTAAGGGCCATGATGACTTGACGTCGTCCTCACCTTCCTCCTACTTGCGTAGGCAGTCTCGTTAGAGTTCTCAGCCGAACTGTTAGCAACTAACGACGAGGGTTGCGCTCGTTGCGGGACTTAACCCAACATCTCACGACACGAGCTGACGACAGCCGTGCAGCACCTGTATGTAAGTTTCTGCAAGCAGACACCAATTTATCTCTAAAAAGTTCTTACTATGTCAAGACCAGGTAAGGTTCTTCGCGTATCGTCGAATTAAACCACATGCTCCACCGCTTGTGCGGGTCCCCGTCTATTCCTTTGAGTTTTAATCTTGCGACCGTACTCCCCAGGCGGTACACTTAATGTGTTAACTGCATTACTGCAAGGTCTAGCCTCACAACAACTAGTGTACATCGTTTAGGGCGTGGACTACCAGGGTATCTAATCCTGTTTGCTCCCCACGCTTTCGCGTCTCAGCGTCAATTATGTTCCAGTAGATCGCCTTCGCAATCGGTATTCCTTCTGATATCTACGGATTTTACCCCTACACCAGAAATTCCATCTACCTCTCCCACATTCTAGGTTAACAGTTTTGGAAGCAGTTCTATGGTTGAGCCATAGGATTTCACTTCCAACTTATTTACCCGCCTACACGCTCTTTACGCCCAGTAATTCCGAGTAACGCTTGCACCCTCCGTATTACCGCGGCTGCTGGCACGGAGTTAGCCGGTGCTTATTCATATAGTACCGTCATTATCTTCCTATATAAAAGGAGTTTACGCACCGAAATGTGTCATCCTCCACGCGGCGTTGCTGCATCAGACTTTCGTCCATTGTGCAATATTCCCCACTGCTGCCTCCCGTAGGAGTCTGGACCGTGTCTCAGTTCCAGTGTGACTGATCATCCTCTCAAACCAGTTAGGTGTCATTGCCTTGGTGAGCCATTACCTCACCAACTAGCTGATACCGTACAGGCCAATCCTAGAGCCATAAATGTTTCCCTTGCAGACTTTAGTCTTAAAGGCATATGGGGTGTTAGCAGACGTTTCCATCTGTTATCCCCCTCTCTAGGGCATGTTACCTATATATTACTCACCCGTGCGCCACTTAGCTGACAGTTAAAGCAAGCTTTAACCCGTTCTCGTTCGACTTGCATGTGTTAAGCACGCCGCCAGCGTTCACTCTGAGCCAGGATCAAACTCTCCATAAATGTTTAGTTTAATCATGACTAGTGTCTAACTCTTTTATTCAACTTCCGTAAAAGTTAATTGCAATTGTTTACTGACATTACTCATTGTTTTTTTAATAGACGAGAATTGTATAAATTCTCTTGTTTTATATCATATTCGGTTTATAAAAGTTACTTACTTCTTTAAACCGTAGTTTGTTAAAGAACATCAACCCTTCGCGACGTTTGTCACTCAAATTGGACGGGAATTATAATAGGTTTTTTCTTCTTTGTCAAGTGCTACAGATTAATCCTGGCTTAAATTTTGAAAATCTTTTGATTTCCTCTTTTTTAGTACTTTTTATATACTTATATATGTAAATATAGATATATAAAACCATTATCTTTATAAAGTGCATTTAATTATGATATTTAAAGATATTATTAAGCTTTACATATTAAAATATCAACTGTATAGATAAAAATACAAAAAAGGAAGACATAATGTACAATAGAGATTATTTATCTCATAAAGATACAACGCAACAATATACACATGAATCATCTAAAGTTGAATTAATGAGCTTTTTAAAAGCTACATATCAATTATTTGCAGGTTCATTGCTTGCTGCAACTGCGGGAGCTTATATCGGTTTAGGTATGGTTTCAACAATTGCTAGCTGGTATTGGGGATTAGTTATTTTAGAATTTATCTTATTATTTGGACTATTTGCAGTTAAAAATAAACCAGGAATTAACCTAGCGGTTCTATTTGGGTTTACTTTTGTAAGTGGTTTAACAATTACTCCTTTACTAGCTTCAGTATTTGCAATGCCAGCAGGTGCTTCAATAGTAGCACAAGCATTTTTAATGACTTCAGTAGCTTTTGGTGGAATTTCAATGTTTGCCCTTACAACTAAAAGAGACTTCTCTGGTATGGGAAAAATGTTGTTTATTGCTCTTATTATATTAGTAGTAGGTTCTATTTCTAATATTTTTATTCAAGCACCATTATTACAACTTGGAATAGCTATGGTGGGAGCAGTGTTATTTTCTGCGTTTATACTTTATGATACACAACAAATTATTAAAGGTGGATTTTCAACTCCAATTGAAGCAGCAATTGCTTTATACTTAGATTTCTTTAATCTATTTATTTCATTATTACAAATACTTGGTATTTTTAATAGTGATGATTAATTCATAACTCCTTTTGGAGTTATGATCACTTCTTAT
This portion of the Arcobacter nitrofigilis DSM 7299 genome encodes:
- the rpsU gene encoding 30S ribosomal protein S21 produces the protein MPGIKVKDSESFDEAYRRFKKQCDRNLIVTETRARRFFEPMTEKRKKQKINAKKKMLKRLYMLRRYESRL
- a CDS encoding Bax inhibitor-1/YccA family protein, producing MYNRDYLSHKDTTQQYTHESSKVELMSFLKATYQLFAGSLLAATAGAYIGLGMVSTIASWYWGLVILEFILLFGLFAVKNKPGINLAVLFGFTFVSGLTITPLLASVFAMPAGASIVAQAFLMTSVAFGGISMFALTTKRDFSGMGKMLFIALIILVVGSISNIFIQAPLLQLGIAMVGAVLFSAFILYDTQQIIKGGFSTPIEAAIALYLDFFNLFISLLQILGIFNSDD
- a CDS encoding D-alanyl-D-alanine carboxypeptidase family protein yields the protein MDKLDSVDLNLSMASRSIAPPAFTYHSVGDFDIGKKGLGADNFTERFAHTNEFSEMKTLKYIDMRYTIGNKDGVRYEPWHVKVI
- the ccoO gene encoding cytochrome-c oxidase, cbb3-type subunit II, which translates into the protein MFHWFEQRPFFFAVLVFIFVAFAGIVEVIPDFAKQSRPTVGTKPYTVLELAGRNVYIKDSCNACHSQLIRPFKSETDRYGMYSLSGEYVYDRPFLWGSKRTGPDLHRVGNYRTTDWHENHMMDPASVVPGSIMPSYAHQFKNIADIDTAYGEAVTVKKVFNTPYDVDLNGDGKIDVPLGTYEEAKAETLKEAKAIAADMKNQAVKDAVANGQIPEIVALIAYLNSLK
- the moaC gene encoding cyclic pyranopterin monophosphate synthase MoaC, which encodes MNLTHLDENNRPKMVDVSDKKDSTRVAIASGQISMSQEAYDAIISNSTKKGPVLQTAVIASIMGVKKTSELIPMCHPLLLSGINCDIEELPSLPGFKLIVTAKLNGQTGVEMEALTGTSIGLLTIYDMVKAIDKSMVISNIQLESKSGGKSGDFKR
- a CDS encoding cbb3-type cytochrome oxidase subunit 3: MSYQEIVDLQGYTKIILMFIAVVVFYFCAYSIYKRDKKGERKYEEYSNLVHDDSIDSKPLEERNNNSDKKEKNI
- the ccoN gene encoding cytochrome-c oxidase, cbb3-type subunit I codes for the protein MQNNARVEYDYSVAKAFTFTAILFGIVGMMVGVTLAFQLAFPHLSNLAGEYGTFSRLRPIHTNTVIFGFTLSGIFAGWYYMAQRILKVSLKESPFLIFIGKLHFLLYFITIFLGIFTLLAGYTTSKEYAELEWPLDILIVIWWVLWGISIFGLIGIRRERTLYVSIWYFIATFIGVSMLYLFNNMEVPTALVSGYGSWMHSVSMYSGTNDALVQWWYGHNAVAFVFTVPIIALIYYFLPKESGQNVYSYKLSILAFWGLMFVYLWAGGHHLIYSTVPDWLQTMGSVMSIVLILPSWGSAINMLLTMKGEWQQLQTNTLIKFMVLASTFYMLSTIEGPIMAIKSVNAIAHFTDWVPGHVHDGTLGWVTFMIMAALYHMAPRMYGREIYSKSLMDTQFWLQSTGIVLYFTSMWIAGITQGMMWRAYDEYGSLLYSFIDTVTVLKPYYTIRAVGGLLYLIGFFMFAYNMYKTATAGRVLDKEPINATPVAA
- a CDS encoding M99 family carboxypeptidase catalytic domain-containing protein, translating into MLKLFRVLLVFLFLQNLYAHSSDLNFKIIKKGVQDDNTLLIVGGIQGDEPGGFMAASLIATHYDITKGSVWIVPNLNFTSIIERSRGPFGDMNRKFAYISKDDPDYVDVKRIKELITKPAVKLIVNLHDGSGYFRKKFIDNYHSPYRWGQSSIIDQASVNVPVYGNLAEISKEVCEKVNANLIRKEDIYHTHNTKTKLGDKEMEKTLTYYAINKGKAAFGNEASKELPVHERTYYHLLALEKYMNIMGIEFKRKFDLQPLALRDVIDNDIYISFYNDKIKIPLSDVRNYISYFPTKKDGTIDFKPSSPVMTVIKNSNSTYSIHYGNRRLSILEPDYLDVSEKKEEVKFKIDGKEEDVKIGSLVDVSDSFLVYPNDYRVNVIGYVNKAHKNESGLEIEKDEILQRFSLDVKGQIYRVEFYNKDDNKFAGMVLVKFSKKLYKEVVLNEAGKKPASL
- a CDS encoding HP0495 family protein — protein: MIDLNKHKLELDYPCNWVYKVVVVETVNIKKVVKEVIVEREHKLTESKVSSKGKFKSYTLDLLVHNEDDRKMIYELLGNHSDIKMVL